The genome window ctataatttaaaatgattttaaagttttttggatacattactgatttttttagcttatatattaaacaatttattatataatcgtaaaagagatagtattaattttaaaatattgaattaattatcactatagtatATGGTTAAGAGTTTAAGGAGTAGGCCGGGGTATGAATTTAGGGtttgtgatttaaggtttaggggttaagtgttatgctttaggggttagggggatttaggggttagggggatttggggtttaaggtttcaacaattaggttagagtttaattttagattaattagttttattcatttttatattaaatatgttcttatatatttctaaaatagataataataaatttaatatattgaaattataagtatatagcttatattatttaagagatatataatagataaatgatcactttatgcatgtagattgattggttaatttagggtttaagctTAAACCTTAAGGTTTATAAAttgagacttgttaaatgatacaattaattaatacttgtatatttaaaacatttaaacctaaccatttgatattttgatatggatatatatatatatatatatatatatatatagagtaattaattatttaaattggaTAGGATcaacatataagaaaaataaaataaaaaatataaatgaaataaaaactaaaatttatacatgtatcaaatactattaaatattacttaaaattttaataattatttacgtaaaatttaaatgaaagatacaaaaaataaataaataaaatatatgagatttagcggcgtttttaacaAAAAACGCCGTTACTATATATTCAAATTTCCCAAAATGACAACGTTTGGATAGAgatttattagtggcgtttttataaaaaacgccgcaaaaggtaagcaatagtataaaaacgccgtaaaaaataaatcaatttataaaaacaaattaaaaaatttagtgcATAgtaaaacgacgtcattttgtttaaaataaattttttgtggcgtttttatgataaacgccgcaatagataatcaatagcggcgtttttttttataaaaaaacaccacaaaaaataaatcaatttataaaaaacaaattaaaaaaatttgtgcaTAGTAAAAGCAGcgtcattttgtttaaaataaaataaatttttgtggcatttttatgATAAACGCCGCAATAAATAATCAATAGCcgcaaaaataaatcaatttataaaaaacaaattaaaaaattttgtgcatagtaaaacgacgtcattttgtttaaaataaaataatttttttgtggcgtttttattaTAAATGCCGCAAactgcaaaaaataaatcaatttataaaaaacaaattaaaaaattttgtgcatagtaaaacgacgtcattttgtttaaaataaaataaattttttgtggcgtttttatgatAAATGCCGCAATAGATAATCAATAGCGGCGAACGCcgcaaaataatttcattttacacgGTTTTATCCCAAAATTCCCCCCCTAAAATTGGCTTCTGTTTAAGTTCAGACGTTCACCCAGACACACACTCTCTCTCAGTTTTTCAGCGCTCACTTTTTTTCTCTCGACGGTTCTCTCAACATCCCTAATCTTTAAAGCCTATCATATCCCTAATTCATTGTGTAACCCCATCATCCGACTGACGCCCAATCGTGAAATCAGTTTTAGTCCAATTCGTTGCGCCGCACCCGACGCCGATGCCGACAGAAAAGTCTCCGCTTCGTCTCTCTAAATGCAGCACTCCTTGAGAAGCGGAAGAGCGAGCCACTCATGGAAATGAGCCCTCCTCAAATCACTTTGGGTAACTAATATTCGATATGCTTTATTGTTATAGGGTTTATTTACATCGGAGGAGAAGTCGGGATTTTTTTTTGGATggccgaaattaaattaaaaatttgtatgGTCCtgaagtttatttatttttattgtaagcTTTAAACTTTATAATCTTTAGAAAGgctaaaatcacaattttatcatctttagaAAGgctaaaatcacaattttatcattttaggagCTAGAGGTTGAACTGCAATTTTATCATGTATGAATTCAtaactttttagattttagaggggctaaaacttcaaattttcattttagggcaGTTACAAAGAgccaataaatatttatggtgCTGAATTCTTGTATACAGATCATGTTACGGTGAGTTTTGCAAGGAGTGGTGGCCCTGGTGGTCAAAATGTAAACAAGGGTATATTGTATATATCTTCTTCATGTTTGAGAATCTATGTCATCTCTTGTTGCTAAGATTTATAGTGGATTTACTTTTGTTGCTACATGTGCAGTTAACACCAAGGTGGACATGCGGTTCAATGTAAAACAGGCTTATTGGCTTAGTGACAGGATTAGAGTGAGGATTATGCAAATGGTTTGTCACTGCCATCTATTATCTTTTAAAGAATTTATGATATTGCTAATCGTTTGCCTTCGAGATAAGAACTGAAATGAAGCTGATTTGTACTTGTgcattgattttaattttacaacCCTGTGATTTTATACTTGATTCTCACATAATCGAGAAAAGCTCCAAAGTATCGTGCCATGGCTGTAAATGAGAAGGCTTTAAGCAATGTTTTGCCAAGACTAGCAGAAGCAAGCAACTAttacttcttctttttcttcctcttctaTTTATAGCTTGTCCTGTTCGTGGAGTTATGGTATTATCATCAAGCAGTGTAGCTTTTATACAGTAGTAATTTAGAACTTTTTGCTGAGATCATAGCTAAACCAACATAATAGTAGTTATGTGAAGTCCGTGGCTAGTTCAGGATTGTTTAAGGGAACTTAAATGGTACTTTTGGTTAAGTCTGCTGGCGTATTTGGTTGATAAGCAGATATGAAAAGAACAACCTTTTGAATTCATTGTATTTGGTCATTGTTTCGAAAGGATAAAAACAGAttgttcttttcatttcttgGTAACTTCGTTTTGATTGGCTTAGGACTTTGTTCATTTAGACTTCCACTGATTTTATACCGCAAAAGTGGTAGCATTTAGATAATAGCTGTTGAATGAGTGTTTAAATTAAACCATTTGAGTAAAAGGGCAAAATGTAATCCAACTTTTAGTACAGGGacttccatgatacttttaccataatttttatataattaaatatatgttttttttttatctcaatacAGATTGCACGCACACGCACACTcacaagcatatatatatatatatatatatatacacatacacaAAATACATGTGGGGTGTGGATTCGTAGAGGgatgattcttttttttttgctgtaaCTATCATATTCTATTAATGTATGAAAAGAGAATATAGTTTAAGTGaaagtaaaatagtaaattaatcacctactttttcttcttttctgacttgtatatatatacatatatacatatatatatatatgttatatggcAGGTGAGGAAAGAAAATTTAGGAGACAGAATTACAGCATTTCACCCTGCTTGTTTCACCATTTGGGAAGGTATAAAAAACTTTAGATATttgcaagaaaagaaaaaaaaaatcatgttttaactCAGTTAATTGCAATCATTTTGATGAATAGTTTAATTTCGGTTGATCActggattttttatatttttaaggtataaaaatattttttatattttaagtctgttgtgatatatatattttttccattGACATTTGCATGATCTTATGCATCTGTTCTTAGCTAAACAATTGAATAGTCTCTAATACTGATACAaggcaattttattttaatagaaaaatggtGGAGTACTGCTGCAAGAAGATGATATTGTTGTTAGCAATGTCAGAATTGATTTGACTCGTGGAAGGCAAAATCCTCTCGAAAGGTATCATGAGCCGTTTATGCTCAATTTGAAGAGGCaaatattttccttgtttttctAGGTTTCATCTTTGACTATAGTCGttgatacttttttttcttgttaatttttgtttcatttctccTCTTGCAGCATCAACTTTTTCAAGGTACTGAAAATCACTTaccttgattttattttttatttttcctgtttGTCTGGCTTTGTGGCCTAAAATTTAAGGTACTCACCTTATCCAGGGGCTGTACATTCTGAGCATTCTCTTGGTGTGTATTGGCTTGCGGGTGAAGCTATCCAAAAGCTCAAAACTTATCAGGTATAGAGTTGTTTTTCTCTTGTT of Gossypium raimondii isolate GPD5lz chromosome 3, ASM2569854v1, whole genome shotgun sequence contains these proteins:
- the LOC105794619 gene encoding uncharacterized protein LOC105794619, whose protein sequence is MSSLVAKIYSGFTFVATCAVNTKVDMRFNVKQAYWLSDRIRVRIMQMVRKENLGDRITAFHPACFTIWEEKWWSTAARR